A window of the Butyricimonas virosa genome harbors these coding sequences:
- a CDS encoding SusC/RagA family TonB-linked outer membrane protein yields MKKNPQTKARQKRVLVPVKTKSPRKRKGWGLIVLPFLCCLPLLSNANPTRHHTGMNELFMSENPVNDTQKETIVIRGIVKDKEGTPLPGVTILIKGSTVGVSTDVKGEYVINVEKRDSLILSFSFVGMKTKEVKWNGQQTLNVVLEEEVSEVEEVVVIGYGTTTKKDLTGSVASFDSRIIEESTATSVAHMMQGQIPGLSILAGDGAPGSPARLEIRGVPSLSGATSPLIVVDNVPMTSDFDINELNPDDIQSIDILKGASSAAIYGSRAAAGVIMIMTKGGRRDQKPVINYSYDYSTTSLVSDVNTLTTDEFKMLVMEAVRNGAKAEGYDDITKYSKYATFAASDFFGEANTPWMKYIMRDGSKQQHKVSIRGGGSSFGYNASLGYTNELGQVKGTNYERYTYDIGFNADINKWIRATVKVSGTISDRLSNNAGLSTAAKARPDIKAYNDDGSLYLHSYLYSGRTYYVVNPIIEMEENTTESEDHNVRLTGNLEFRILPELNLITQYTYQTRKGERYAYQSSRTQAGSGYWGDQKGYGRKTHSKTDSKELEIRLSYMKDFGENHKLTAMLASNYNDEEQEYYTLSMTDFPDDYVQNAIWQGANPYKYGAVNGSASGSVLLSFVGRIEYKFMDRYLVTGTIRSDGSSKFSPKYRWGTFPSFAAAWIVSEENFLKNSQWLSFLKIRAGWGKTGNGWVGEYGWRTLYSSTDYQNMPATIPSQIGNNELKWESTKQYDLGLDFGFLKNQRIRGSLGFYKKTTKGLLYPFTMALSTGMGSTSVNFANIENKGIEFDISATIIQNKDWNWSFGFNIGKNKNKITGLDAEYISAPGQTYLSNTVIREGESLGLIYGFETDGVFRSQAEIDYYESLNPDYQYQEQYSYRKTIPGDLKFVDQDGDGRVNKVYGNHEDKIVLGCSRPDFEGGFNTRLSWKGFTLSVQGTFSYGAQKAWTAEANQFCFAPTGTANVLDVALKRWTPENPDSNYPCVRLDFYNNDFTDFSVYNASYLKIQNVNLEYKFPKYIVDKTKIFGNISVFASANNVCTFTSYPGPSPESWSSDAIQGASVDTEAYPKTRTFNFGVKVTIK; encoded by the coding sequence CGCAAAAAGAAACCATCGTCATCCGAGGGATCGTGAAAGACAAAGAAGGTACTCCTTTACCGGGGGTTACGATCTTGATTAAAGGTTCAACCGTCGGTGTATCCACGGATGTGAAAGGTGAATACGTGATAAACGTAGAAAAACGGGATTCTCTAATCCTATCATTCTCGTTCGTGGGAATGAAGACGAAAGAGGTAAAATGGAACGGCCAACAAACACTGAATGTAGTATTGGAAGAAGAGGTAAGCGAAGTAGAAGAGGTTGTCGTTATCGGTTACGGAACAACAACCAAAAAAGATTTGACCGGATCAGTGGCAAGTTTTGACTCCCGAATTATCGAGGAATCGACAGCAACAAGCGTGGCCCACATGATGCAAGGCCAAATTCCTGGCTTGAGTATTTTAGCAGGAGACGGAGCTCCCGGTAGTCCTGCCCGGTTAGAAATTCGGGGAGTCCCATCATTAAGCGGGGCCACCTCTCCTTTAATCGTGGTGGATAACGTCCCGATGACAAGTGATTTTGACATCAACGAATTAAACCCGGATGATATTCAGAGCATCGACATACTGAAAGGAGCCTCTTCCGCAGCCATTTATGGTTCAAGAGCCGCAGCCGGGGTCATCATGATTATGACGAAAGGCGGTAGACGAGACCAAAAACCGGTAATCAATTACAGCTATGATTATAGCACAACGAGCCTCGTTTCCGATGTAAACACGTTAACCACGGACGAGTTCAAAATGCTAGTCATGGAGGCCGTTCGCAATGGAGCAAAAGCAGAAGGGTATGACGATATTACCAAATACTCCAAATACGCAACATTTGCCGCATCGGATTTCTTTGGAGAGGCAAATACCCCGTGGATGAAATATATCATGCGGGACGGTTCCAAACAGCAACATAAAGTCTCCATCCGAGGGGGCGGTAGTTCCTTCGGATATAACGCCTCTTTGGGATACACGAACGAGCTGGGACAAGTGAAAGGAACGAATTATGAAAGATATACATATGACATCGGTTTCAACGCCGATATTAATAAATGGATCCGAGCTACCGTGAAAGTTTCCGGAACAATATCCGACAGATTAAGCAATAATGCAGGTCTATCTACCGCAGCGAAAGCCCGTCCTGATATTAAAGCTTATAATGACGATGGTTCCCTGTATTTACATTCATATCTCTATTCCGGACGTACCTATTATGTCGTAAATCCGATTATCGAAATGGAAGAAAATACCACGGAGAGCGAGGACCACAATGTACGCCTCACGGGAAATCTGGAATTTCGAATTTTACCCGAACTGAACCTGATCACCCAATACACTTACCAAACCCGAAAGGGGGAGCGTTACGCTTATCAATCCAGCCGCACGCAGGCAGGTAGCGGGTACTGGGGAGATCAAAAAGGCTACGGGAGAAAAACACATAGCAAGACCGATAGTAAAGAACTCGAGATACGCTTATCATACATGAAAGATTTCGGTGAGAATCACAAATTAACCGCCATGCTGGCAAGTAATTATAATGACGAAGAACAGGAGTATTACACGCTATCCATGACTGATTTCCCGGATGACTACGTGCAGAATGCAATATGGCAAGGAGCTAACCCCTATAAATACGGGGCGGTAAACGGTAGTGCCAGCGGGTCTGTACTACTATCTTTCGTGGGAAGAATCGAGTATAAATTCATGGACCGTTACCTAGTGACCGGGACAATACGTTCAGATGGTTCATCCAAGTTCTCCCCGAAATACAGATGGGGTACTTTTCCGTCATTCGCCGCAGCATGGATCGTTTCTGAAGAAAATTTCTTGAAAAATTCCCAATGGCTATCTTTCCTAAAAATCCGTGCCGGATGGGGGAAAACAGGTAATGGCTGGGTCGGTGAATACGGGTGGAGGACCTTGTATTCCTCAACCGATTATCAGAATATGCCGGCAACAATACCGAGCCAGATCGGGAATAATGAATTGAAATGGGAGTCGACCAAACAATATGATCTAGGGTTAGACTTCGGCTTTTTGAAGAACCAGAGAATAAGAGGTTCTTTAGGTTTCTACAAGAAAACCACGAAAGGCCTGTTATATCCTTTCACCATGGCATTGAGTACCGGAATGGGATCTACCAGCGTGAACTTCGCCAACATCGAAAACAAGGGGATAGAATTTGACATTTCAGCCACAATTATTCAGAACAAGGATTGGAACTGGTCTTTTGGTTTCAATATTGGGAAGAATAAGAACAAAATTACCGGGCTTGACGCAGAATACATCTCTGCTCCCGGACAAACCTACCTAAGCAACACGGTTATTCGGGAAGGAGAATCACTAGGATTGATCTATGGGTTTGAAACCGACGGGGTGTTCCGTTCCCAGGCAGAAATTGACTACTACGAATCACTAAACCCGGACTATCAATATCAAGAGCAGTATTCTTACCGAAAAACCATTCCCGGAGACTTAAAATTTGTCGATCAAGACGGTGATGGGCGAGTAAATAAAGTATATGGAAATCATGAGGATAAAATCGTGTTAGGATGTTCTCGCCCCGACTTTGAAGGTGGATTCAATACACGTTTAAGCTGGAAAGGCTTCACCTTAAGCGTACAGGGAACATTCAGTTACGGGGCACAAAAGGCATGGACGGCAGAGGCCAATCAATTCTGTTTTGCCCCCACGGGTACGGCGAACGTGCTGGACGTCGCTCTGAAACGCTGGACCCCGGAGAATCCGGATAGCAATTACCCATGCGTGCGATTGGATTTCTACAACAATGATTTCACAGACTTCTCCGTCTATAATGCCTCGTACCTTAAGATACAAAATGTCAACCTAGAATACAAGTTTCCCAAATACATCGTGGACAAGACAAAGATATTCGGAAACATCAGCGTCTTCGCCTCCGCAAATAACGTGTGTACCTTCACCTCCTATCCCGGCCCTTCTCCCGAATCATGGAGCAGTGATGCTATCCAAGGGGCTTCCGTAGACACGGAGGCTTATCCCAAAACCAGAACATTCAATTTCGGAGTGAAAGTAACCATTAAATGA